A region of Dermochelys coriacea isolate rDerCor1 chromosome 1, rDerCor1.pri.v4, whole genome shotgun sequence DNA encodes the following proteins:
- the P2RY6 gene encoding P2Y purinoceptor 6 yields the protein MEMENHTVAAVTNSCTFHEEFKQILLPLVYSVVFVVGLPLNFIVIVQIWLSRKVLTRTAIYMLNLAMADLLYVCSLPLLIYNYTQKDYWPFGDFTCKFIRFQFYSNLHGSILFLTCISVQRYLGICHPLSSWHKKRGKRFTWMVCGGVWVIVIAQCLPTFIFASTGIQRNKTVCYDLSPPDRSASYFPYGMTLTVTGFLIPFVSILVCYCCMTKILCQKDEMIGLAVRKKKDKAIRMIIIVVIVFAISFFPFHLTKTIYLIIRSLAGVPCLALQTFAITYKCTRPFASMNSVLDPILFYFTQRKFRESTRHLLHIVSSKWRHDTCRTYQS from the coding sequence ATGGAGATGGAGAACCATACCGTGGCTGCGGTGACGAACTCCTGCACCTTTCATGAGGAGTTCAAGCAGATCCTGCTGCCCCTGGTCTACTCTGTGGTCTTTGTGGTGGGGCTCCCCCTGAACTTCATCGTCATTGTGCAGATCTGGCTCTCCAGGAAGGTGCTGACCCGCACTGCCATCTACATGCTGAACCTGGCCATGGCCGACCTGCTGTACGTGTGCTCCCTGCCGCTGCTCATCTACAACTACACGCAGAAGGACTACTGGCCCTTCGGGGACTTCACCTGCAAGTTCATCCGCTTCCAGTTCTACAGCAACCTGCATGGCAGCATCCTGTTCCTCACCTGCATCAGCGTCCAGCGCTACCTGGGCATCTGCCACCCTCTGTCGTCCTGGCACAAGAAGAGGGGCAAGAGGTTTACCTGGATGGTGTGCGGCGGGGTGTGGGTCATCGTCATCGCCCAGTGCCTGCCCACCTTCATCTTTGCCTCCACGGGGATCCAGAGGAATAAGACTGTGTGTTACGACCTCAGCCCCCCGGACCGCTCCGCCAGCTACTTCCCCTACGGCATGACGCTGACGGTCACGGGGTTCCTCATCCCCTTCGTCTCCATCCTGGTGTGCTACTGCTGCATGACCAAGATCCTCTGCCAGAAGGACGAGATGATAGGCCTGGCCGTGCGCAAGAAGAAGGACAAGGCCATCCGGATGATCATCATTGTAGTCATTGTCTTCGCCATCAGCTTCTTCCCCTTCCACCTGACCAAGACCATCTACCTGATCATCCGCTCCTTGGCAGGCGTGCCCTGCCTGGCCTTGCAAACCTTTGCCATCACCTACAAGTGCACTAGGCCCTTTGCCAGCATGAACAGCGTCCTGGACCCCATCCTCTTCTACTTCACCCAACGCAAGTTTCGGGAGAGCACACGCCACCTGCTGCACATAGTGAGCTCCAAGTGGAGGCACGACACATGCCGCACCTACCAGTCGTAG